A stretch of the bacterium genome encodes the following:
- a CDS encoding MBL fold metallo-hydrolase, whose translation MQVIVLASGSKANALLLRDNGTRILVDAGLGIRGLLAALQHAGEYPQNINAVFLTHEHSDHTRGLDGLLKKVSIPVYATAGTLAAISPGFMRKQKAFPMNGVAVDVGPFTVRALDISHDAAEPVAYQIHCGQEMVTVATDLGEVSPKLHEAFCESTVAVIESNHDEELLRTGSYPEVLKQRIASSTGHLSNRQTADVLCDCRNNSLKHVVLAHLSEENNHPDLARDSARTALDNPEIAVHLTAQRTFGPLLTL comes from the coding sequence TTGCAAGTCATCGTCCTCGCTTCCGGCTCCAAAGCCAACGCCCTGCTCCTGCGTGACAACGGCACACGGATTCTCGTCGATGCCGGTCTCGGCATTCGCGGCTTGCTCGCCGCGCTGCAGCACGCCGGAGAATACCCGCAGAACATCAACGCGGTCTTTCTCACGCACGAGCATAGCGACCACACACGCGGATTGGACGGTCTGCTGAAGAAAGTTTCGATTCCCGTGTACGCGACGGCCGGAACGCTTGCCGCAATCTCCCCGGGCTTCATGCGCAAACAAAAAGCCTTCCCGATGAACGGCGTCGCCGTCGACGTCGGCCCGTTCACCGTCCGCGCGCTCGATATCTCGCATGACGCTGCCGAACCCGTCGCTTACCAGATTCACTGCGGACAGGAGATGGTGACCGTCGCGACCGACCTCGGCGAAGTTTCGCCCAAGCTGCACGAAGCCTTCTGCGAGTCTACGGTCGCCGTTATCGAAAGCAATCACGACGAAGAACTGCTCCGCACCGGCTCGTATCCTGAAGTTCTGAAACAGCGCATCGCATCCAGCACCGGACATCTGTCCAACCGCCAGACCGCCGATGTGCTCTGTGATTGCCGGAATAATTCTCTGAAGCACGTCGTGCTCGCTCACCTGTCCGAGGAAAACAATCATCCCGACCTCGCCCGTGACAGCGCACGCACGGCGCTCGACAATCCCGAAATTGCCGTGCATCTCACGGCGCAAAGAACCTTCGGACCTCTGCTGACGCTGTAA
- the pyrE gene encoding orotate phosphoribosyltransferase, translated as MNKDIALQLLRNCGAFLEGHFLLSSGRHSDVYIEKFRLLERPELTEQFARAMVEQFRIATPNLVVGPLTGGVLVAHEVAKALGVPLAFPERVDGKMEWRRGFKIVPGQRVLLCEDVLTTGLSIGEVKEAVEREEGIVVGIAALIQRGETTLSPSPCAVVRLTLDSWEPADCPLCSKGVPLAKRGSR; from the coding sequence ATGAACAAAGACATCGCTTTACAACTGTTGCGCAACTGCGGGGCCTTTCTCGAAGGACATTTTCTGCTCTCCAGCGGCCGTCACAGCGACGTCTATATCGAAAAATTCCGCCTGCTTGAACGACCGGAACTGACTGAGCAGTTTGCCCGTGCGATGGTCGAGCAATTCCGCATCGCCACACCCAATCTCGTTGTCGGACCCTTGACCGGTGGCGTGCTCGTCGCACACGAAGTCGCCAAAGCGCTCGGTGTGCCGCTGGCTTTCCCCGAGCGCGTTGACGGAAAAATGGAGTGGCGGCGCGGATTCAAAATTGTCCCCGGGCAACGCGTTCTGCTCTGCGAAGACGTGCTCACCACCGGACTCTCCATAGGTGAAGTCAAGGAAGCTGTCGAACGCGAAGAAGGTATCGTCGTCGGCATTGCGGCGCTCATCCAGCGCGGCGAAACCACGCTGTCTCCGTCTCCCTGCGCGGTCGTCAGACTTACGCTCGATTCCTGGGAACCCGCCGACTGTCCCCTCTGCAGCAAGGGTGTGCCTCTTGCCAAGCGGGGAAGCCGCTAA
- a CDS encoding RDD family protein, with protein sequence MFCWKCGQPNDDDALFCSQCGVPLKPSTPATSPSAATVGTRRFAGFWLRFVAHMIDQLVISMVSVVLFLIGLVFSVGGLAAMPDLDDPDPAVLAGLVGGWVIITIILVVAQWLYYALMESSSQQATLGKLALSLRVTDLQGEQISFARATGRHFGKILSGMLLMIGYIMAGFTQNKQALHDLLAGTLVVRGRSNEYSI encoded by the coding sequence ATGTTCTGTTGGAAATGCGGTCAACCCAATGACGACGACGCTCTATTTTGCAGTCAGTGCGGCGTCCCCCTGAAACCCTCCACACCCGCAACCTCGCCCTCTGCGGCCACCGTCGGTACGCGCAGGTTTGCGGGCTTCTGGCTGCGCTTTGTTGCCCACATGATTGACCAGCTCGTCATCTCAATGGTCAGCGTCGTGCTCTTTCTCATCGGGCTGGTATTCAGTGTCGGAGGTCTCGCCGCCATGCCGGATCTCGATGACCCCGACCCCGCCGTCCTGGCCGGACTTGTCGGCGGCTGGGTGATTATCACCATCATCCTCGTCGTGGCGCAGTGGCTGTATTATGCTCTCATGGAAAGCTCGTCGCAACAGGCCACGCTCGGTAAACTTGCCTTGAGTCTGCGCGTGACCGACCTGCAGGGAGAGCAAATCTCTTTCGCCCGCGCGACCGGACGTCACTTCGGCAAAATTCTTTCAGGCATGCTTCTGATGATTGGCTACATTATGGCAGGCTTCACCCAAAACAAACAGGCGCTTCACGATCTGCTCGCCGGCACCTTAGTCGTCAGAGGCCGATCCAACGAATATTCGATATGA
- a CDS encoding SO_0444 family Cu/Zn efflux transporter has translation MITDYFGETWLLYLEMAPYLLLGFTLAGVLHAFVPRKSVGKHLGGENLISSFKAAVLGVPMPLCSCGVIPTGVGLRKRGASRAATVSFLISTPQTGVDSILVTYGFFGWALAIFRPLAAFISGVLGGLAVMLVKPGAREEEWMKHHLHSDDALAEAEAQKSTSEKLRDSYHFAFKELLGDIAFWLIIGILVAGAISLAVPDDFFAGSLGNGISAMLIMMLFGLPLYVCSTASVPIAAVLMTKGISAGAAFVFLMVGPATNAATMLVIARALGSKVLGVYLAAIAGFALLFGLGLDFLLANTPLTVTLPHHLHEHGTAWWQLGSGLLLGYFLLRHFYYKLRRRWGAAPVTMSDKLHLQIEGMNCSHCVKNVKDSLEKVAGVTSAEVNLDAGTATVDGDKLDRAQLAAAVESAGYKVKG, from the coding sequence GTGATTACTGACTACTTCGGTGAAACATGGTTGCTGTATCTGGAAATGGCGCCCTACCTGCTACTGGGGTTTACGCTGGCGGGGGTGCTGCACGCATTCGTGCCGCGGAAATCGGTGGGCAAACATCTCGGCGGCGAGAATCTGATATCGTCGTTCAAGGCGGCGGTGCTGGGTGTGCCGATGCCGCTCTGTTCATGCGGAGTGATTCCGACGGGCGTAGGACTGCGGAAGCGCGGCGCCTCACGGGCGGCAACGGTCTCGTTTCTGATTTCCACGCCGCAGACGGGGGTGGATTCGATACTGGTGACGTATGGATTTTTCGGGTGGGCTTTGGCGATTTTTCGACCGCTGGCGGCTTTTATCAGCGGCGTGCTGGGCGGGCTGGCTGTGATGCTGGTGAAACCCGGAGCACGGGAAGAAGAGTGGATGAAGCATCATCTGCACAGCGATGATGCGCTGGCCGAAGCGGAAGCGCAGAAGAGCACGAGCGAGAAGCTGCGCGATTCCTATCACTTCGCGTTTAAGGAACTACTGGGAGATATCGCTTTCTGGCTGATTATCGGGATTCTGGTTGCGGGAGCGATTTCGCTGGCGGTACCGGACGATTTTTTTGCCGGAAGTTTGGGAAACGGTATCAGCGCGATGCTGATTATGATGCTGTTCGGACTGCCGCTGTATGTGTGCTCGACGGCCAGCGTGCCGATTGCTGCGGTGCTGATGACTAAAGGAATTTCGGCGGGAGCGGCCTTCGTGTTCTTAATGGTGGGTCCGGCAACAAACGCGGCAACGATGCTGGTGATAGCGCGGGCATTAGGTTCAAAGGTGCTGGGTGTGTATCTGGCGGCCATTGCGGGATTCGCGCTGTTGTTTGGGCTGGGACTCGACTTTTTGCTGGCGAACACGCCGCTGACGGTGACGCTGCCGCATCATCTGCACGAGCACGGGACGGCGTGGTGGCAGCTCGGTTCAGGACTGCTGCTCGGATACTTCCTGTTAAGACATTTCTATTATAAACTCAGAAGGCGGTGGGGAGCCGCACCGGTGACTATGAGCGACAAATTACATTTGCAGATTGAAGGCATGAACTGCTCGCATTGCGTGAAGAACGTGAAGGACTCGCTGGAGAAAGTGGCGGGTGTGACGAGCGCGGAAGTAAATCTCGATGCGGGAACCGCGACGGTGGACGGCGACAAACTGGATCGCGCTCAATTGGCGGCGGCGGTGGAGAGTGCGGGCTACAAGGTGAAGGGATAG
- a CDS encoding MotA/TolQ/ExbB proton channel family protein, whose product MKTLHRMNKPVLGSVLLAALVMTAVYSMLAYGQPISEREVTMSEKIGAIVVLYRAFDSLIYFLQGLLLFIGLGITIYYYMKFKRGGFQTDLKKRVHEMAEEVPLQTAIDFEIESLQNKYIFLDLMIAAAPMSGLLGTVVGLVHVFSEQTFVQQISMQTIAGGMYVAMVTTVCGLIVALIGVIGRHMLNSVLAQMRESLAGGK is encoded by the coding sequence ATGAAAACCTTGCACCGGATGAATAAGCCCGTCCTCGGCTCCGTGTTGTTGGCCGCACTGGTAATGACGGCAGTCTACTCCATGCTCGCCTATGGCCAGCCGATCAGTGAACGGGAAGTGACGATGAGTGAGAAGATTGGCGCCATAGTAGTATTATATCGGGCATTCGACAGCCTAATCTACTTTTTGCAGGGGTTACTGCTGTTTATCGGCCTCGGGATCACGATTTACTATTACATGAAGTTCAAGCGCGGCGGGTTCCAGACGGATCTGAAAAAGCGCGTGCACGAGATGGCCGAAGAGGTGCCGCTGCAGACGGCCATTGACTTTGAGATCGAGAGTTTGCAGAACAAGTATATTTTTCTGGACTTGATGATCGCCGCCGCGCCGATGTCGGGACTGCTGGGCACGGTAGTAGGTCTGGTTCACGTATTCAGCGAGCAGACGTTCGTGCAGCAGATATCAATGCAGACGATCGCCGGCGGCATGTACGTGGCGATGGTGACGACCGTTTGCGGGCTGATCGTCGCACTGATCGGCGTAATCGGTCGGCACATGCTGAACAGCGTGCTGGCACAGATGCGCGAGTCGCTGGCGGGAGGCAAGTGA
- a CDS encoding RDD family protein encodes MFCPNCSRENPDGAKFCTSCGREIITPQTQATASGSLNVMPVQYAGFWRRVIAVAIDSILLAIVSVPFSWDIDPFDFTFSNALGLIVPWLYFTLLESSYRQATVGKMIIGIVVTDEQLRRISFARATGRYFGKYLSAVILGIGFLMAAFTQKKQGLHDILADTIVVQK; translated from the coding sequence ATGTTCTGTCCGAACTGCTCGAGAGAGAATCCTGACGGCGCCAAATTCTGCACCAGCTGCGGCAGAGAGATTATTACTCCGCAAACTCAGGCAACTGCGTCCGGATCCCTCAACGTCATGCCTGTGCAGTATGCCGGCTTCTGGCGGCGCGTCATCGCCGTTGCCATTGACAGCATTCTGCTCGCCATCGTCAGCGTGCCGTTCTCGTGGGATATCGACCCCTTTGATTTCACCTTCAGCAATGCGCTCGGCCTGATTGTCCCTTGGCTCTATTTCACCCTGCTGGAGAGTTCATATCGTCAAGCCACCGTCGGCAAAATGATTATCGGCATCGTCGTCACCGATGAACAGCTGCGCCGCATCAGCTTCGCCCGCGCTACGGGCCGCTACTTTGGGAAGTATCTTTCGGCGGTTATTCTGGGTATCGGATTCCTGATGGCCGCTTTCACTCAAAAGAAACAAGGTCTGCACGACATCCTCGCCGACACGATAGTCGTGCAAAAGTAA
- a CDS encoding biopolymer transporter ExbD, with protein MRKKDPFAEATTSLIDIAFIVILFLIITTVIAPEDVVPLKLPNNFDDGSPYLQIEKELIIHVKRSGVVEVSGELLADSLEADSTLFRLTDAFIERYIAAQPDGKVILRADSGAVWDRPVQIMQACGKHGVPLSIALEPAQLAEDVLP; from the coding sequence ATGCGCAAAAAAGATCCGTTTGCCGAGGCGACCACGTCGCTCATTGATATTGCGTTTATCGTCATTTTGTTCCTGATCATCACGACGGTAATCGCGCCGGAGGACGTGGTTCCGCTGAAGCTGCCGAACAATTTTGACGACGGTTCGCCGTATTTACAGATTGAGAAGGAACTGATTATCCATGTGAAGCGTTCGGGCGTGGTGGAGGTATCGGGCGAGTTGCTGGCGGATTCGCTGGAAGCGGATTCGACGCTGTTTCGTTTGACGGACGCATTCATCGAGCGTTACATCGCGGCCCAGCCGGACGGGAAGGTAATCTTGCGCGCGGACAGCGGAGCGGTATGGGATCGTCCGGTGCAGATCATGCAGGCGTGCGGGAAGCACGGAGTGCCATTGTCGATCGCGCTGGAACCCGCGCAACTCGCGGAGGACGTTCTGCCGTGA
- a CDS encoding peptidylprolyl isomerase: MKAFWILLTCAGLVLAGCGKAEKADDKAAAKQEEKKTEVKNEQEQAKPVSNNTPKLEKWPADYPVDGDSVAVVEIEQEGGAIKGTIVVEFYPDKAPNHVRNFKYLANNKFYDGTIFHRVIKNFMIQGGDPTGTGTGGPGWTVNAEFNDRKHEPGTLSMARTPDPNSAGSQFFICHVATPHLDNQYTVFGKTIKGMDIINKIAETPVQGSTPTSKVVMKSVRIVPRSQAGV; this comes from the coding sequence ATGAAAGCTTTTTGGATTCTGCTGACCTGCGCAGGCCTCGTCTTGGCCGGATGCGGCAAGGCGGAAAAGGCGGACGACAAAGCCGCCGCCAAGCAGGAAGAGAAAAAGACCGAAGTCAAGAACGAACAGGAGCAAGCGAAACCAGTGTCTAATAATACACCCAAACTCGAAAAGTGGCCTGCCGATTATCCGGTGGACGGAGATAGCGTCGCCGTTGTGGAAATTGAGCAGGAGGGTGGTGCCATCAAGGGAACCATCGTCGTCGAGTTTTATCCTGACAAAGCACCTAATCATGTGCGAAACTTCAAATACCTCGCGAACAATAAGTTCTACGACGGCACCATCTTCCATCGTGTCATTAAGAACTTCATGATTCAGGGCGGCGACCCCACCGGCACCGGAACAGGTGGCCCGGGCTGGACGGTCAACGCGGAATTCAATGACCGCAAGCACGAACCCGGCACGCTCTCGATGGCCCGCACGCCCGACCCCAACAGCGCAGGCTCACAGTTCTTTATCTGCCACGTGGCCACTCCGCATCTGGACAACCAGTATACCGTTTTCGGCAAGACCATCAAGGGTATGGACATCATCAACAAGATTGCTGAAACTCCAGTTCAAGGTTCCACGCCGACGTCCAAAGTCGTGATGAAGTCCGTCCGTATCGTCCCGCGCTCGCAAGCTGGCGTCTAA
- a CDS encoding lamin tail domain-containing protein, protein MVAMAQPGSVLINEIMYDDTATTDIEWVELFNTTPFPIPIGNWVLTDGNVWPPPSTEGAIQIPPGTIISAHGYLVISKTATPGIPSIICAEIDAAWTLNNNGDNLALYDGNLPASLLIDGSLTDNFPDLSGANLGNSLEKCDQFQPWTSNPSAWHESTFPFSPTGRFRFCTPGMPNSPCAALGRCCYGELGIDCADITEFNCTQLGGAWSATLNCAANPCIPCVCPNQETEPNNAHFSANPLPLVGNVACIRGTIEDPNELDVFSFHLAFPSRITAVVRSNDDPGTCAYQGGLNSAVGLQVVRNSQAFFLQAASSGHIGDDPRLFSSIVLDPGEYFIAVGSDSGSSTVGPWVLDLEVYQLIEHPPIGFGFGNLTIQSRKAAQSPPPAEPDSLIFRWDPGPLAESYTLEHTPDLNGVWQSIAFTTSNSVTLPFDTTGDVGFFRVIANAPLNRHNHIQDYVGSLLYPPDDTLGQYPIRVDSIMMTASPDSFLQIAYFVGEFTGAIAPDFSSVTVRWDDRLDLFADGSRNVLSLDGMKMNIGGVPHIIDFARVSTLGTYASLAPLIAHQPLNPSYCVLAGVAGGSGCKDRKGWRCEPKNKDYGNGRVPDCPPPSPPFDPSPECAASACVQSGENCVCQGAGGVGCDLPNSERCFKAPFHNLCTLHTTCPAESVCQEYLVLGDVSRFFRYLFVDHCECVE, encoded by the coding sequence ATGGTTGCTATGGCACAGCCCGGGTCCGTTCTGATCAACGAGATCATGTACGATGATACGGCCACTACAGACATCGAATGGGTGGAACTCTTCAATACGACGCCCTTTCCGATTCCCATTGGCAATTGGGTTTTAACCGACGGTAACGTCTGGCCGCCGCCGTCTACGGAAGGAGCCATCCAGATACCCCCCGGCACAATTATCAGCGCGCACGGCTATCTCGTCATAAGCAAAACTGCTACGCCAGGCATTCCAAGCATCATCTGCGCGGAAATTGATGCTGCTTGGACGCTCAACAATAATGGGGACAACCTCGCGCTGTATGACGGAAATCTCCCTGCTTCCCTGCTTATAGACGGGTCTCTGACAGATAACTTCCCTGACTTGTCGGGTGCGAACCTCGGCAACTCTCTTGAAAAGTGCGATCAGTTTCAGCCGTGGACCAGCAACCCTTCCGCTTGGCACGAATCCACCTTTCCCTTCTCGCCAACAGGCCGTTTTCGCTTCTGTACACCCGGCATGCCAAACAGCCCCTGCGCTGCGCTTGGTCGTTGTTGTTACGGGGAGCTCGGCATTGACTGCGCAGACATCACAGAATTCAACTGCACGCAGTTAGGCGGCGCGTGGAGCGCGACTCTGAACTGCGCAGCAAATCCCTGCATTCCCTGCGTGTGCCCTAATCAGGAAACAGAACCGAACAACGCGCATTTCTCTGCGAATCCCTTGCCATTAGTAGGCAATGTGGCATGTATTCGGGGCACAATCGAAGACCCGAATGAACTGGACGTCTTCTCCTTTCATCTTGCTTTTCCTTCGCGGATTACGGCGGTTGTTCGCTCCAACGACGATCCTGGGACATGTGCCTATCAAGGCGGCCTCAACTCCGCGGTAGGTCTGCAAGTGGTTCGCAACAGTCAGGCATTCTTCCTGCAAGCGGCCTCTTCCGGACACATTGGCGATGATCCCCGACTCTTCTCCTCAATAGTTCTGGACCCGGGGGAGTATTTCATCGCGGTTGGCAGTGACTCCGGCTCGTCCACGGTGGGCCCGTGGGTCCTGGACTTGGAAGTGTATCAACTGATTGAACACCCGCCAATCGGTTTTGGCTTCGGTAATCTCACCATCCAGTCGCGCAAGGCGGCACAATCGCCCCCTCCCGCAGAGCCGGACAGCCTCATCTTCCGTTGGGATCCAGGTCCCCTCGCTGAGTCTTACACTCTCGAGCATACCCCTGACTTAAACGGCGTCTGGCAAAGCATTGCTTTTACTACTTCCAACTCCGTTACCTTGCCGTTTGATACCACCGGCGACGTGGGCTTCTTTCGTGTCATTGCAAATGCACCGCTTAACCGGCATAATCACATTCAAGACTACGTGGGATCGCTGCTCTATCCACCTGATGATACGCTCGGACAATATCCAATTCGCGTGGATAGTATCATGATGACCGCGTCGCCGGACAGTTTCCTGCAGATCGCCTATTTTGTCGGAGAGTTCACAGGTGCCATCGCGCCTGACTTCTCCTCTGTGACGGTGCGCTGGGATGACCGTCTCGACTTGTTCGCTGACGGATCGCGCAATGTCTTGTCGCTCGACGGGATGAAGATGAATATCGGAGGTGTCCCGCACATTATTGACTTTGCCCGCGTCTCCACACTTGGCACATATGCCTCGCTTGCGCCTTTGATTGCGCACCAGCCGCTTAATCCTTCCTATTGTGTCCTTGCGGGAGTCGCCGGTGGCTCCGGCTGCAAAGACCGCAAGGGCTGGAGGTGCGAACCCAAGAACAAAGACTATGGCAATGGCCGAGTTCCCGACTGTCCGCCTCCTTCCCCGCCCTTTGATCCCTCGCCAGAGTGTGCAGCCTCAGCTTGCGTGCAATCTGGAGAAAACTGTGTTTGTCAAGGTGCAGGAGGGGTCGGCTGCGATCTGCCCAATAGCGAACGCTGCTTTAAAGCACCGTTTCACAACCTGTGCACGCTTCACACAACCTGTCCAGCCGAAAGCGTCTGCCAGGAGTATCTCGTGCTTGGGGATGTGTCGCGGTTCTTCCGTTACCTGTTTGTGGATCACTGCGAGTGCGTTGAATAG
- the alr gene encoding alanine racemase yields MPLARINLSALSGNFSALAARVAPKGVLAVVKWDAYGHGLLECARVLNQAGAWGFGVSSPADGVKLRKAGITKPILVMTDWVGKPARYFTDYELSFAATSWYKVEYLESLSKSSGCAISTHLKFDTGLGRVGIHHSRHKDTLAKLAKLKHLKLDAIYSHLAYAGPQDRERGLQQINVFSEIIQNAKTAGLNPAVTHLANSAAALALPEVPGDLVRTGIALYGQPPSPTVADLLPLEPVMTLSGRIIAVRKLKRGHGFPSPHFWQAPFDGWGAEIDLGFSTGYPRTMVGHAHVLYNGRRVPLIGIMARDRSYAFISGDKPSVGEETVYWGRQDRETIYLHELSPLIEALPYELTTWLSPKVERSFSNL; encoded by the coding sequence GTGCCCCTCGCTCGCATTAACTTATCCGCTCTGAGCGGCAACTTTTCGGCTCTGGCCGCGCGTGTCGCCCCCAAAGGTGTGCTCGCTGTGGTGAAGTGGGACGCCTACGGTCACGGTTTGCTCGAATGCGCCCGCGTGCTGAATCAAGCCGGTGCATGGGGCTTCGGAGTCAGTTCGCCTGCCGACGGCGTGAAGCTGCGCAAGGCAGGCATTACTAAACCGATTCTCGTCATGACCGATTGGGTCGGGAAACCCGCTCGCTATTTCACAGACTACGAGTTGTCCTTCGCCGCGACCTCTTGGTATAAAGTAGAATATCTCGAGTCGCTCTCAAAATCCAGCGGCTGCGCGATTTCCACTCACTTGAAATTCGACACGGGTTTGGGCCGCGTCGGAATTCATCACTCGCGGCACAAAGACACGCTTGCGAAACTCGCCAAACTGAAACACCTGAAGCTTGACGCTATCTATTCACATCTCGCCTATGCCGGGCCGCAGGATCGCGAACGTGGTTTGCAGCAAATCAACGTCTTCTCCGAGATTATTCAAAACGCAAAAACCGCCGGACTGAATCCGGCGGTGACACATCTCGCAAATTCCGCCGCCGCGCTCGCCTTACCCGAAGTGCCGGGCGACCTCGTCCGTACAGGTATCGCACTCTACGGCCAGCCTCCCTCGCCCACCGTCGCCGATCTGCTTCCGCTCGAACCGGTCATGACGCTTTCCGGAAGAATCATCGCTGTGCGCAAGCTGAAACGCGGCCATGGATTCCCTTCGCCGCATTTCTGGCAGGCCCCCTTTGACGGCTGGGGTGCGGAAATAGATTTAGGTTTCAGCACAGGCTATCCCCGCACGATGGTCGGCCATGCTCATGTCCTCTATAACGGCCGCAGAGTTCCCCTGATTGGTATCATGGCCCGTGACCGCTCCTACGCCTTCATCTCAGGTGACAAACCTTCTGTCGGCGAGGAAACCGTCTACTGGGGCAGACAAGACAGGGAAACCATCTATCTTCACGAACTCTCGCCCCTCATCGAAGCGCTCCCCTATGAATTGACCACGTGGCTGAGTCCGAAAGTGGAACGGAGTTTCTCGAACCTCTGA
- a CDS encoding MGMT family protein, whose amino-acid sequence MTSESLYKRIYAVVKRVPRGKVASYGQIARIAGLERHARMVGYALHALSEDDVESVPWHRVINAQGYISIRSNPLAAKIQRKLLEQEGVEFSKNDKVDFKRFGWKK is encoded by the coding sequence ATGACGTCTGAGTCGCTCTACAAACGTATCTATGCCGTTGTCAAGCGCGTGCCGCGCGGCAAAGTCGCAAGCTACGGACAAATTGCGCGGATTGCCGGACTCGAGCGCCACGCCCGCATGGTCGGCTATGCCCTGCACGCGCTCAGCGAAGACGACGTCGAGAGTGTCCCCTGGCATCGAGTCATCAATGCACAGGGTTACATCTCGATTCGCAGTAATCCGCTCGCCGCAAAAATTCAGCGCAAACTCCTCGAACAGGAAGGCGTCGAATTCTCGAAAAACGACAAAGTCGATTTCAAAAGGTTCGGATGGAAGAAGTGA
- the pyrF gene encoding orotidine-5'-phosphate decarboxylase: protein MSPFLSRLKASIDRAGSPLCVGLDPDPAQIPAKFGYGAEAAQKFLEEIIIALWEKVAAFKPNTAFFEAYGSGGWLALERLRIACPQEVLFLIDAKRGDIEHTNEAYARALFDVLGADAVTVQPYLGMAALEPFWRHKAKGVFVLCATSNASASLIQGLSIGERTLYQEIAQQVKAANQNGNMGLVVGTTKPDALDSVLKIAPELPLLLPGSGAQGGSLEVLNKVREHNGAALLNVSRSVLYASRGDDCIEAAVKEVDKLRAAASAA from the coding sequence GTGTCTCCCTTCCTCTCTCGCCTTAAAGCCTCGATTGACCGTGCCGGTTCCCCGCTCTGTGTGGGGCTTGACCCCGACCCGGCTCAAATTCCGGCTAAATTCGGCTATGGAGCGGAGGCCGCCCAGAAGTTCCTCGAAGAGATTATCATTGCGCTGTGGGAGAAAGTTGCGGCCTTCAAGCCCAACACCGCCTTCTTTGAAGCCTACGGCTCCGGCGGTTGGCTGGCCCTTGAACGCCTCCGCATCGCCTGCCCGCAAGAAGTCCTTTTCCTCATTGATGCCAAGCGCGGCGATATTGAACACACCAATGAAGCCTACGCGCGGGCGCTCTTCGACGTGCTTGGAGCGGACGCGGTTACCGTCCAGCCCTATCTCGGGATGGCAGCCCTCGAACCCTTCTGGAGGCACAAGGCCAAAGGCGTGTTCGTGCTCTGCGCAACTTCCAACGCGAGCGCGTCTCTAATTCAAGGACTGAGCATCGGTGAACGCACCCTCTATCAGGAAATTGCGCAGCAGGTCAAAGCCGCGAATCAGAACGGTAATATGGGGCTGGTCGTCGGCACCACCAAACCCGACGCGCTGGACAGTGTGCTGAAAATCGCTCCCGAACTTCCCCTGCTTCTCCCGGGAAGCGGCGCGCAGGGAGGAAGCCTTGAGGTTCTAAACAAAGTCCGCGAGCACAACGGCGCCGCCCTGCTTAACGTCTCCCGCTCAGTGCTCTATGCGTCGCGCGGCGACGATTGTATCGAGGCCGCAGTCAAGGAAGTTGACAAACTGCGAGCCGCCGCCAGCGCCGCTTAG
- the pgl gene encoding 6-phosphogluconolactonase produces MNPEVIYCEYPDDVAEAAAALLKELQDEAIAARDVFRIALSGGSTPKLLFSLLATDEWRQEMEYDKWEVFWADERCVDPSHSESNFRLAFDHFLSRVQIGEVFRMCGEHANNSEAADAYARTLKGRFMPESVAFDAILLGMGEDGHTASLFPNSSAIESGALVEAVEAKNNPIPKRLTLTLRVLNNAHAVIFLVTGAAKAMRVREVLVDLDHRLPATRVNPHEGRLIWILDEEAASELSE; encoded by the coding sequence ATGAATCCCGAAGTCATCTACTGTGAATACCCCGACGACGTCGCGGAAGCCGCTGCTGCCCTCCTGAAAGAACTTCAGGATGAAGCAATCGCCGCACGTGATGTTTTTCGTATCGCGCTCTCCGGAGGTTCCACGCCAAAACTGCTCTTTTCGCTGCTCGCCACAGACGAATGGAGGCAGGAGATGGAGTATGACAAGTGGGAGGTCTTCTGGGCCGACGAGCGCTGCGTGGACCCTTCCCATTCGGAGTCAAACTTCCGTCTGGCCTTTGATCACTTCCTGAGTCGTGTTCAGATCGGTGAAGTCTTTCGCATGTGTGGTGAACATGCAAACAACTCCGAAGCAGCCGACGCCTACGCGCGCACACTCAAGGGTCGTTTCATGCCGGAGTCGGTTGCATTCGATGCTATCCTGCTCGGAATGGGCGAAGACGGACACACCGCGTCGTTATTTCCCAACTCATCCGCCATCGAATCCGGCGCGCTGGTGGAAGCGGTGGAGGCTAAGAACAACCCGATTCCGAAGCGTCTGACGTTGACATTGCGCGTCCTCAACAACGCTCACGCCGTGATTTTTCTCGTCACCGGAGCCGCAAAGGCCATGCGCGTCCGCGAAGTTCTGGTGGATTTGGATCACCGCCTTCCGGCTACGCGGGTCAATCCGCACGAAGGTCGTTTGATTTGGATTCTTGATGAAGAAGCGGCCAGCGAGCTGAGTGAGTAG